A window of Dyella terrae contains these coding sequences:
- a CDS encoding aldo/keto reductase produces MQQRPLGKSSLTVAPLAFGGNVFGWSVDEKRSFALLDAFVDAGFNLIDTADAYSAWVPGNRGGESETIIGKWLRQSGKRDHVVIATKVAKWNEHPGLSPINIRQAVEGSLQRLQTDVIDLYQAHQDDATVPLHETLGEFSRLIEEGKVRVIGASNYNADRLEESLQVAARYTLPRYETLQPEYNLVSRAGYEKELEPLALKHGLGVINYYALASGFLSGKYRTQADLAKSVARGGGVAKYLNPKGLAVLDALDKVAAAHNARPSQVALAWLMARPGITAPIASATSLDQLDELLGATTLELHRDEIALLDNASA; encoded by the coding sequence ATGCAACAGCGCCCCCTTGGAAAGTCGTCGCTTACCGTCGCCCCGCTCGCTTTCGGTGGCAACGTCTTCGGCTGGAGCGTCGATGAAAAGCGCTCCTTTGCCCTGCTCGATGCCTTCGTCGATGCGGGCTTCAACCTGATCGATACGGCCGACGCCTACTCGGCGTGGGTGCCGGGCAATCGCGGCGGCGAATCGGAAACCATCATCGGCAAGTGGCTGCGCCAGAGCGGCAAGCGCGACCATGTGGTCATCGCCACCAAGGTCGCCAAGTGGAACGAACATCCGGGCCTGTCGCCGATCAATATCCGCCAGGCCGTGGAGGGTTCGCTCCAGCGCCTGCAAACCGATGTCATCGACCTTTACCAGGCGCATCAGGACGATGCGACCGTGCCTTTGCACGAAACGCTCGGCGAATTCTCGCGACTGATCGAGGAGGGCAAGGTACGCGTGATTGGCGCGTCCAACTACAACGCCGATCGCCTTGAGGAATCGCTGCAGGTCGCCGCGCGATACACCTTGCCGCGCTACGAAACCCTGCAGCCGGAATACAACCTGGTCAGCCGCGCAGGTTACGAGAAGGAACTCGAACCGCTCGCACTGAAGCACGGCCTTGGCGTAATCAACTACTACGCACTGGCCAGCGGCTTCCTCAGCGGCAAGTACCGCACGCAGGCCGATCTGGCCAAGAGCGTGGCGCGGGGCGGCGGCGTGGCGAAATACCTCAATCCCAAGGGACTCGCGGTGCTGGATGCGCTGGACAAGGTGGCGGCGGCGCACAACGCCAGGCCCTCGCAAGTGGCACTGGCATGGCTGATGGCGCGACCGGGCATTACTGCACCGATCGCCAGCGCCACCAGCCTCGATCAGCTCGACGAGCTGCTCGGCGCCACGACGCTTGAACTGCACCGCGACGAGATCGCACTGCTGGACAACGCCAGCGCCTGA
- the kdpF gene encoding K(+)-transporting ATPase subunit F has product MNIFYALAAVIAVALLGYLCVALLKPEWFE; this is encoded by the coding sequence ATGAACATTTTCTATGCCCTGGCCGCGGTCATCGCCGTGGCCTTGCTGGGTTACCTGTGCGTGGCCCTGCTCAAGCCGGAGTGGTTTGAATGA
- the chrA gene encoding chromate efflux transporter — MPTPKPHAAWHVFLAFLSLGLTSFGGPIAHLGYFRRAFVTQRQWLDETHFAHLLGLCQLLPGPASSQLGFAIGLHRAGWRGGLAAFAGFTLPSALLMFAFALWLPRGPWGGAVIHGLKLVAVVVVGQAMAGMWRNLIPDAPRRCIAVLVGAALLFWPQPWMSWLAVLLAAGLGLALRRDMSCGEVAVAPAARGSGSWALIGYALMLVASFAFIAHGPLWQRTTAALYQAGALVFGGGHVVLPLLKQSLVVPGLIDENSFLAGYGAAQAVPGPMFSLATFLGQRIAGWPGALAGLLAMFVPGLLLVVGVLPWWHRFAAHDRWRHAAAGVHAAVVGLLLAAFWNPVWIGAIHAPGDVGIVAIAWLAAWRWRLPAWAAVCWCVLAACALNALVPSY, encoded by the coding sequence ATGCCGACTCCCAAGCCCCATGCCGCCTGGCACGTTTTCCTGGCCTTCCTGTCCCTGGGCCTGACGTCGTTCGGTGGACCCATCGCGCACCTGGGATACTTTCGTCGCGCGTTCGTGACGCAACGTCAGTGGCTGGACGAAACCCATTTCGCGCACTTGCTGGGCCTGTGCCAGCTTCTGCCAGGGCCGGCCAGCAGCCAGCTGGGTTTCGCCATCGGCCTGCATCGCGCCGGATGGCGTGGCGGGCTGGCGGCGTTTGCGGGGTTCACGCTTCCGTCGGCCTTGCTGATGTTCGCGTTCGCGCTGTGGCTGCCGCGTGGTCCGTGGGGTGGCGCGGTCATCCACGGCTTGAAGCTGGTGGCCGTCGTGGTGGTCGGGCAGGCGATGGCCGGGATGTGGCGCAACCTGATCCCCGACGCGCCGCGTCGATGCATCGCCGTGCTGGTGGGAGCAGCGTTGTTGTTCTGGCCACAGCCGTGGATGTCATGGCTGGCCGTGTTGCTGGCGGCGGGACTCGGCCTGGCCCTGCGTCGCGACATGTCATGCGGTGAAGTAGCCGTAGCGCCGGCAGCGCGCGGCAGCGGAAGCTGGGCGTTGATCGGTTACGCGCTGATGCTGGTCGCCAGCTTCGCATTCATCGCGCATGGTCCGCTTTGGCAACGCACGACGGCAGCCTTGTACCAGGCGGGTGCGCTGGTCTTTGGGGGTGGCCATGTCGTGCTGCCCTTGCTCAAACAATCGCTGGTGGTGCCCGGACTGATTGACGAGAACAGTTTCCTCGCCGGTTACGGTGCTGCCCAGGCGGTGCCGGGGCCGATGTTCTCGCTGGCGACCTTCCTCGGCCAACGCATCGCTGGATGGCCGGGGGCGTTGGCTGGATTGCTGGCGATGTTCGTGCCGGGACTGCTGCTGGTCGTCGGCGTGTTGCCGTGGTGGCACCGATTCGCCGCGCACGACCGGTGGCGCCACGCGGCGGCTGGCGTGCATGCCGCCGTGGTTGGCTTGTTGCTGGCGGCCTTCTGGAATCCGGTCTGGATAGGGGCCATCCATGCGCCGGGCGACGTGGGCATCGTGGCCATCGCCTGGCTGGCGGCATGGCGTTGGCGGCTGCCGGCCTGGGCTGCGGTGTGCTGGTGCGTGTTGGCCGCCTGCGCGCTGAATGCCCTGGTTCCGTCGTATTGA
- the kdpA gene encoding potassium-transporting ATPase subunit KdpA, translating to MTSNDLLQLAIYLVVLLLLVKPVGAYMALVFAEQANGVTRKGAPIEKALYRLSGVDAGEQMGWRRYAFAMLLFNMAGLLVVYALQRVQQWLPLNPQHFGAVTPDSAMNTAISFVANTNWQGYGGESTMSYLTQMLGLAVQNFLSAATGIAVLVAVVRGFARRSADSVGNFWVDMTRSTVYILLPFSFILALLLASQGVVQNLRDYVDVPTVQATTMTETVKDANGNVVKDAQGHDVTRTSPVSSQTLPMGPAASQIAIKQLGTNGGGFFNANSAHPYENPTPFSNFLEMLAIFLIPAGLCYTFGSMVGDRRQGWAILATMLLIFIPLTAGVIAAEQAASPAMHGLALDTHASALQSGGNMEGKETRFGIASSGLFTAITTAASCGAVNNMHDSLTPLGGLVPMWLMQLGEVIFGGVGSGLYGMLAFAVVAVFIAGLMVGRTPEYLGKKIEAHEMKMASLAVLVPCALVVVGTAVAVMTPAGVAGVANPGAHGFSEMLYAVTSAANNNGSAFGGLSANTPFWNVLLGICMFLARFLLAIAMLAMAGSLAAKRHVPASAGTLPTHTPLFVVLLACIVIVVGALTFLPALALGPIAEFLMSAH from the coding sequence ATGACTTCCAATGACTTGCTCCAACTGGCGATCTACCTGGTCGTGCTGTTGCTGCTGGTGAAGCCCGTCGGTGCGTATATGGCCCTGGTCTTCGCCGAGCAGGCCAACGGCGTGACACGCAAGGGTGCGCCGATCGAAAAGGCTCTGTACCGCCTCAGCGGCGTCGATGCGGGCGAGCAGATGGGCTGGCGTCGCTACGCGTTCGCCATGCTGCTGTTCAACATGGCTGGCTTGCTGGTGGTGTATGCGCTGCAGCGCGTGCAGCAGTGGTTGCCGCTGAATCCGCAGCACTTTGGTGCAGTGACGCCGGACTCGGCGATGAACACCGCCATCAGCTTTGTCGCCAATACCAACTGGCAGGGTTACGGCGGCGAAAGCACGATGAGCTATCTCACGCAGATGCTCGGCCTGGCCGTACAGAATTTCCTCTCGGCGGCGACGGGCATTGCCGTGCTAGTGGCCGTGGTGCGTGGCTTCGCCCGTCGCAGCGCCGACAGCGTCGGCAACTTCTGGGTCGACATGACGCGCAGCACGGTCTACATCCTGTTGCCGTTCTCGTTCATCCTGGCTTTGCTGCTGGCATCGCAGGGCGTGGTGCAGAACCTGCGTGACTACGTCGATGTCCCGACGGTGCAGGCCACGACCATGACCGAAACCGTCAAGGATGCTAACGGCAATGTCGTCAAGGATGCGCAGGGCCACGATGTCACGCGTACGTCACCGGTGAGTTCGCAAACCCTGCCGATGGGCCCCGCCGCGTCGCAGATCGCGATCAAGCAGCTGGGTACCAATGGCGGTGGCTTTTTCAACGCCAACTCCGCGCATCCGTACGAAAACCCGACACCTTTCAGCAATTTCCTCGAGATGCTGGCGATCTTTTTGATCCCGGCGGGACTTTGCTACACCTTCGGCAGCATGGTGGGAGACCGGCGGCAGGGCTGGGCGATCCTCGCCACCATGCTGCTGATCTTCATCCCGCTCACCGCTGGCGTCATTGCCGCCGAGCAGGCCGCCAGCCCCGCCATGCACGGCCTGGCGCTCGATACCCATGCCAGCGCCTTGCAGTCGGGCGGCAACATGGAGGGCAAGGAAACCCGTTTTGGCATCGCCTCCAGCGGCTTGTTCACCGCGATTACCACGGCCGCTTCCTGTGGCGCGGTCAACAACATGCACGACTCGCTCACGCCGCTCGGTGGCCTCGTTCCCATGTGGCTGATGCAGCTGGGCGAGGTGATCTTCGGCGGCGTCGGCTCGGGTCTTTACGGCATGCTGGCCTTCGCGGTGGTGGCCGTTTTCATCGCCGGACTGATGGTCGGCCGCACGCCGGAGTACCTCGGCAAGAAGATTGAAGCGCACGAAATGAAAATGGCCAGCCTCGCCGTGCTGGTGCCTTGCGCGCTCGTGGTGGTGGGTACGGCCGTTGCTGTAATGACGCCTGCGGGTGTTGCGGGCGTCGCCAATCCGGGTGCGCACGGCTTCAGCGAAATGCTTTATGCCGTGACCTCCGCCGCGAACAACAACGGCAGCGCCTTCGGTGGCCTGTCCGCCAATACGCCCTTCTGGAACGTCCTGCTTGGCATCTGCATGTTCCTGGCGCGCTTCCTCCTGGCCATCGCCATGCTCGCCATGGCCGGTTCGCTCGCCGCCAAGCGCCATGTACCTGCCTCCGCCGGCACGCTGCCGACGCATACGCCGCTCTTCGTGGTCCTGCTCGCCTGCATCGTCATCGTGGTCGGCGCACTTACCTTCCTTCCCGCACTGGCACTTGGCCCGATCGCCGAGTTCCTGATGTCGGCTCATTGA
- a CDS encoding TraB/GumN family protein, with the protein MRKLRSLVALMLLASGSAMAQDAAPAPAGSVANLDAVVVSGIQPGPGLWKVTKGDHVMWVLGTLSPLPERMQWKTDEIDDVIAHSQEVLTAPAFGLKAKTGFFGKLFLLPSLIGARKNPDGKSLQEEVSPEDYARWTRLKQQYIGSDRSIEDWRPMFAAFELYEKAIKRNGLNSSGGVKDTVRDLAKKHNVKVTATRYQMEIEEPRAAVKMFKSASMEDRPCFTQTLDTVEHGLGQVTARANAWAVGDIDALRSLPMKDGREACIQAITGASFAEKLGFKDVEQHVRQLWFESVDRALSSNAQTFALLPMDEVLSANGYLAQLKARGYTVQSPQEQDEAADQAADNGGN; encoded by the coding sequence ATGCGTAAGTTGCGTTCGCTTGTTGCCTTGATGCTGCTTGCCTCTGGCTCTGCCATGGCGCAGGACGCGGCACCTGCACCGGCAGGTTCGGTCGCCAATCTCGATGCAGTGGTCGTCAGCGGCATCCAGCCGGGCCCGGGCCTGTGGAAAGTCACCAAGGGTGACCACGTGATGTGGGTGCTCGGCACCCTGTCGCCCTTGCCTGAGCGCATGCAGTGGAAGACCGACGAAATCGACGACGTCATCGCGCACTCGCAGGAAGTGCTGACGGCGCCGGCATTCGGCCTCAAGGCCAAGACGGGCTTTTTCGGCAAGCTGTTCCTGCTGCCGTCACTGATCGGCGCGCGCAAGAACCCCGATGGCAAGAGTTTGCAGGAAGAGGTTTCGCCGGAAGACTACGCGCGCTGGACGCGCCTCAAGCAGCAATACATTGGCAGCGATCGCAGCATCGAGGACTGGCGGCCCATGTTCGCGGCTTTCGAGCTTTACGAAAAAGCCATCAAGCGCAATGGCCTCAATAGTTCCGGCGGCGTCAAGGACACCGTGCGCGACCTGGCCAAGAAGCACAATGTGAAGGTCACAGCCACGCGTTACCAGATGGAAATCGAGGAGCCGCGCGCCGCGGTGAAGATGTTCAAGAGCGCGTCAATGGAAGACCGGCCGTGCTTCACCCAGACGCTGGACACCGTTGAGCACGGCCTGGGCCAGGTGACGGCGCGCGCCAATGCCTGGGCCGTTGGCGATATCGACGCCCTGCGCAGCCTGCCGATGAAGGATGGCCGCGAAGCCTGCATCCAGGCGATCACCGGCGCGAGTTTCGCGGAAAAGCTGGGCTTCAAGGACGTTGAGCAACACGTCCGCCAGTTGTGGTTCGAATCGGTCGATCGCGCTCTGTCCAGCAACGCGCAGACGTTTGCCTTGCTGCCGATGGACGAAGTCCTTTCCGCGAACGGCTACCTCGCCCAGCTCAAGGCGCGTGGCTATACGGTGCAGTCGCCGCAGGAGCAGGACGAAGCCGCCGACCAGGCAGCCGACAACGGCGGGAACTGA
- the kdpB gene encoding potassium-transporting ATPase subunit KdpB: MSSHSHAMRGFDRELILKAMADAVRKLSPKQQFRNPVMFVVFVCSVLTTLLWGQALAGHGEAPASFIFWVSIWLWFTLLFANFAEAIAEGRGKAQAESLRSSRKDVLAKKLSAPHKDSSVVFVTSSDLRSGDLVLVEAGETLPGDGEVVVGAASVDESAITGESAPVIRESGGDRSAVTGGTRVLSDWLVVRITSNPGESFLDRMIAMVEGASRRKTPNEIALTIMLAKFTLIFLLACATLLPYSIYSVQAAGHGHPITLTVLVALLVCLIPTTIGALLSAIGIAGMERMIRANVIATSGRAVEAAGDVDVLLLDKTGTITLGNRQAVAFLPAPGVEESILADAAQLASLADETPEGRSVVVLAKERFGLRERQIEQDHAVFVPFTAQTRMSGVDIGERHIRKGALDAVEKYLEAGGSHLPPLVKRVAEEVARRGATPLIVTEGSTALGVIELKDIVKGGIRERFAEMRRMGIKTVMITGDNPLTAAAIAAEAGVDDFLAEATPEAKLKLIRKIQAENRLVAMCGDGTNDAPALAQADVAVAMNTGTQAAKEAGNMVDLDSNPTKLIEVVAIGKQMLITRGALTTFSIANDIAKYFAIIPAAFATTYPALDTLNVMHLATPQSAILSAVIFNALIIICLIPLALKGVKYRALGAAALLRRNLLVYGLGGMVVPFAGIKLIDMLLVLIGLA, translated from the coding sequence ATGTCATCGCATTCGCATGCAATGCGCGGTTTCGATCGCGAACTGATTCTCAAGGCCATGGCCGACGCCGTGCGCAAGCTGTCGCCGAAGCAGCAGTTCCGCAATCCGGTGATGTTCGTGGTCTTCGTATGCAGCGTGCTGACCACGCTGCTGTGGGGCCAGGCGCTGGCCGGGCACGGCGAGGCGCCCGCCAGCTTCATCTTCTGGGTGAGCATCTGGCTGTGGTTCACGCTGCTGTTCGCCAACTTCGCCGAAGCCATTGCCGAAGGACGCGGCAAGGCGCAGGCCGAGTCGCTGCGCAGCTCGCGCAAGGACGTACTGGCCAAGAAGCTGTCGGCGCCGCACAAGGATTCCTCGGTGGTGTTCGTCACCTCCAGTGACCTTCGCAGCGGCGACCTGGTGCTGGTCGAAGCCGGCGAGACGCTGCCTGGCGATGGCGAAGTGGTGGTCGGTGCAGCAAGCGTCGATGAGAGCGCCATCACGGGTGAATCCGCACCGGTGATCCGCGAGTCGGGCGGCGATCGCAGCGCCGTCACCGGTGGCACGCGCGTGCTCTCCGACTGGCTGGTCGTGCGCATCACCAGCAATCCGGGCGAGAGCTTCCTCGACCGAATGATCGCGATGGTCGAAGGCGCATCGCGTCGCAAGACGCCGAACGAAATCGCCCTCACGATCATGCTGGCGAAGTTCACGCTGATCTTCCTGCTGGCCTGCGCCACGCTGCTGCCCTACTCGATCTACAGCGTGCAGGCCGCTGGCCACGGCCATCCGATCACGCTCACCGTGCTGGTCGCGCTGCTGGTCTGCCTGATCCCCACCACCATTGGCGCGCTTCTCTCCGCCATCGGCATTGCCGGCATGGAGCGCATGATCCGCGCCAACGTGATCGCCACGTCCGGTCGCGCAGTTGAGGCGGCCGGCGACGTGGACGTGCTTCTGCTCGACAAGACCGGAACGATCACGCTGGGCAATCGCCAGGCGGTGGCGTTCCTGCCGGCGCCGGGTGTCGAGGAATCGATCCTCGCCGATGCCGCGCAACTCGCCTCGCTGGCGGACGAAACACCCGAAGGCCGCAGCGTCGTGGTGCTGGCGAAGGAGCGTTTCGGCCTGCGCGAGCGCCAGATTGAACAGGACCATGCGGTGTTCGTGCCCTTCACGGCACAGACCCGCATGAGTGGCGTGGATATCGGCGAACGTCACATCCGCAAGGGCGCGCTCGATGCAGTGGAGAAGTATCTGGAGGCCGGTGGCAGCCATCTCCCGCCGCTCGTGAAGCGAGTCGCCGAGGAAGTGGCCCGCCGGGGCGCAACGCCGTTGATTGTCACCGAAGGGTCGACCGCATTGGGCGTGATCGAGCTGAAGGACATCGTCAAGGGCGGCATTCGCGAACGCTTCGCTGAAATGCGCCGCATGGGGATCAAGACGGTGATGATCACCGGCGACAATCCGCTGACGGCCGCTGCCATTGCTGCTGAAGCCGGTGTCGATGACTTTCTCGCCGAAGCCACGCCGGAAGCCAAGCTCAAGTTGATCCGCAAGATTCAGGCGGAAAACCGCCTGGTGGCGATGTGTGGCGACGGGACCAACGATGCGCCCGCCCTGGCGCAGGCGGACGTGGCCGTCGCCATGAACACCGGCACGCAGGCCGCGAAAGAAGCCGGCAACATGGTCGACCTGGATTCGAATCCGACCAAGCTCATCGAAGTGGTGGCGATCGGCAAGCAGATGCTGATCACGCGCGGTGCGTTGACGACGTTCTCGATCGCCAACGACATCGCGAAGTACTTCGCCATCATTCCGGCGGCCTTCGCCACGACCTACCCCGCGCTTGACACTCTCAACGTCATGCACCTGGCCACGCCGCAGAGCGCCATCCTGTCGGCGGTGATCTTCAACGCGCTGATCATCATCTGCCTGATCCCGCTGGCACTGAAAGGCGTGAAGTATCGCGCGCTGGGCGCCGCTGCCCTGCTTCGCCGCAACCTGCTGGTCTATGGCCTTGGCGGCATGGTCGTGCCGTTCGCCGGCATCAAGTTGATCGACATGTTGCTGGTGCTGATCGGGCTCGCCTGA